Proteins encoded together in one Triticum dicoccoides isolate Atlit2015 ecotype Zavitan chromosome 7B, WEW_v2.0, whole genome shotgun sequence window:
- the LOC119339294 gene encoding uncharacterized protein LOC119339294, with amino-acid sequence MARPELDGSVTGVAQVTLEWSGRRRRQEGAVLPARGGRGRGAHLAGGPVLLEEVGPAELKHGHNDPAWQYSSFGKKENGERSISTRGSKFFAILALLFDMDEYRSTTLALTCLLDSEQQASSVDDDDNQGIHRHDDAPHMVQLGYNLLYRVTATVVVCAINLLSCESVSYL; translated from the exons atggcgaggccagaGCTCGACGGATCCGTTACCGGTGTGGCGCAG GTCACCTTGGAGTGGTCTGGACGGCGACGACGGCAGGAGGGCGCCGTCCTTCCTGCTCGAGGAGGCAGAGGACGAGGGGCGCACCTAGCTGGCGGCCCTGTCCTGCTCGAGGAGGTGGGGCCTGCCGAGCTCAAGCACGGCCACAACGACCCAGCTTGGCAG TACAGTAGTTTTGGCAAAAAAGAAAATGGGGAAAGGAGTATCAGCACACGAGGATCAAAGTTCTTTGCTATCTTGGCTTTACTG TTTGACATGGATGAGTATAG ATCAACAACACTAGCTCTTACTTGTTTGTTAGATTCGGAGCAGCAGGCATCCtccgttgatgatgacgacaaccagGGCATCCACCGGCACGATGACGCCCCACACATGGTCCAACTCGGCTACAACCTCCTCTACCGCGTGACGGCGACTGTGGTTGTGTGCGCCATCAACCTCCTCTCATGTGAATCCGTCTCCTACCTCTAG